The following are from one region of the Andrena cerasifolii isolate SP2316 chromosome 1, iyAndCera1_principal, whole genome shotgun sequence genome:
- the Girdin gene encoding protein girdin → MASSEIDDLLSGPLVTWFASCLEDPNLLTSYNDLVDGMLLHNVFLQIDPEPLQDEVLSPEGSSLIRAKNLKAVVDNMKQFYEEELGHLVLRLPDTTNLGKEPKLNVAEMKLLLLLLLGCAVQCPNKEKFITKIKTLNVDTQLAIVECIKQVTDHQDIVITQDAMENVNMGSLFIQIKKLTQELELYRQRWRDTGVNESVERNDSSISVETEEMNKVQPSNPVIKSEREDNHHYAVELADWKSRVRKQRQELEEKTEALLECKEELEYHKMLMAKLKQENQDLMHEARTAKSYRDELDAVIERADRADRLELEVVRYREKLTDIEFYKTRIEELREDNRVLMETREMLEDQLNSSRRRADKVLELESEIIKYKQLLNDMALERAADKEKYQELVEENTQLHKLTKAAANEAALADAISDSDEPAHTDNRLSEQLTNNAQTRALKLELENRRLLTLIDSLKENSFHENSSRVLELEKEKKKLSLKIESLNDNTERLTQQNSDLELVWKQALEENKKLQNSLKNQRTSSEKQQHEFQSQHTKMIELEKNCDTAVKEKQRVQSLLESVQRRADDLDRSLELANQKVEELKIVENNRKEISSKCLDLESKLVVVEKEKDVAQRDIHRHRETIEEKDVALDKATNTIEVLERKVTQLEQELHESLTQILRLQEIERSSKELDSRAAIDRETLEILQSNLVAEKMNTQQLYTVLEKLGFSDNMLLSLPLDDVLKKIAQIPEVVDHVRKSNNPCCCEKLVPESVNSENSETSNIHSTLEATVESLKKEQEQLNVKLLTAQTASENLLSEHAKLQVQITTLQSQNNSLTAQHTALQLANSQLVAEKEELLKERGAQQQAHAQLLHDQDTLQSLHEQLNNEYENLFHEHDALKSNLRDVKNEIRTLRESYEGLKGKNKTLQTEKESLVTNAKSLNNLRGEHSKLKDDFRNLYTATEKLKMEYRNLQEDYRKNKVETNRLSLKLTEMQGELSSRDERCSNLELQINKLNQRCEMLLHVNSGLDNDRRSLMDHISLLFTQYHELLTRSLEDKEQYHMEEKMYTDKMNHLYRQKEKLEDKIMEHYRKLESCTPKKKGFGANLVRRVRKAGSELLNKNRRSWAEDSKHSEGKTYESESGGNDSDASTEDHRLTGSASRGLGSDSLSLGHPGTRRTVYYTDDSPPPSTTLPEQGDDRRSVSIEPTPRAEVQVEPRPVLIYNKVSAVINESKNLNNSGMKDVGQEETIIETPMDKDPKAGSPVWYEYGCV, encoded by the exons ATGGCATCTTCTGAAATCGATGATCTGTTATCTGGACCACTGGTAACTTGG TTCGCCAGTTGCCTGGAGGATCCCAATTTATTAACCAGTTACAATGATTTGGTGGATGGCATGTTATTGCATAATGTATTTTTGCAAAT AGATCCAGAACCATTACAGGATGAAGTACTATCCCCGGAAGGAAGTTCGTTAATCAGAGCCAAGAACTTAAAAGCTGTAGTAGATAATATGAAACAGTTTTACGAAGAAGAATTAGGTCATTTAGTATTAAGGTTACCAGATACAACAAATCTGGGCAAAGAGCCGAAGCTTAATGTCGCGGAAATGAAGTTACTATTACTCTTGCTTCTTGGCTGTGCTGTACAGTGTCCTAACAAGGAGAAGTTTATTACAAAGATCAAAACATTAAACGTTGATACACAGCTTGCAATAGTGGAGTGTATTAAGCAA gtCACAGACCATCAGGACATAGTTATTACCCAAGATGCAATGGAAAATGTAAATATGGGTAGCCtgtttatacaaataaaaaagttGACCCAGGAATTAGAGCTGTATCGTCAG AGATGGAGAGACACGGGCGTAAATGAAAGTGTCGAGCGAAACGATTCGTCCATCAGTGTAGAAACTGAAGAAATGAACAAAGTTCAGCCATCCAATCCTGTTATTAAATCGGAACGCGAAGACAACCATCATTACGCGGTAGAGTTGGCTGATTGGAAATCCAGAGTCAGAAAGCAACGACAAGAATt GGAAGAGAAAACCGAAgccttgctagaatgcaaggaAGAACTTGAATACCATAAGATGTTGATGGCTAAGCTGAAGCAGGAG AATCAAGATTTGATGCACGAAGCACGCACAGCAAAATCCTACAGGGACGAATTAGACGCAGTAATTGAAAGAGCAGATCGCGCTGATCGATTAGAATTGGAAGTAGTACGATACAGGGAGAAACTTACGGACATTGAGTTTTATAAGACTCGCATAGAGGAGCTACGCGAAGATAACCG AGTCTTAATGGAGACTAGAGAAATGCTCGAAGACCAGTTGAATTCATCGAGGAGAAGGGCGGACAAAGTGTTGGAGCTTGAGtctgaaattattaaatataaacAGTTATTAAACGACATGGCATTG GAGCGTGCTGCGGATAAAGAGAAGTACCAAGAACTTGTCGAAGAAAACACTCAGCTGCATAAGTTGACAAAAGCTGCTGCGAACGAAGCTGCATTAGCCGACGCTATAAGCGATTCCGACGAACCAG CACACACTGATAACAGATTGTCTGAACAATTGACGAATAATGCTCAAACGCGAGCGCTGAAATTAGAATTAGAAAACCGTCGATTACTTACCCtaatagattctttaaaagaaaattcattCCATGAGAATTCGTCTCGCGTATTAGAATTggaaaaggagaagaagaaattGTCATTGAAAATTGAATCGTTGAATGATAATACTGAAAGGCTGACGCAACAAAATTCAGATTTAGAATTGGTATGGAAGCAGGCATTGGAAGAGAACAAGAAGTTGCAAAATTCGCTGAAAAACCAGAGAACATCGTCTGAGAAGCAGCAACACGAATTTCAG TCTCAGCATACGAAAATGATAGAATTGGAGAAAAATTGCGACACAGCAGTAAAAGAGAAGCAACGAGTTCAGTCCTTGTTGGAAAGCGTGCAAAGACGGGCAGACGATTTAGACCGTTCCTTGGAGCTTGCAAATCAAAAGGTCGAAGAGTTAAAAATTGTCGAGAATAATAGAAAAGAGATTAGTTCCAAGTGTCTTGATCTTGAATCTAAACTAGTGGTAGTAGAAAAAGAGAAGGATGTAGCACAGCGTgatattcatcgacaccgagaAACGATAGAA GAGAAAGATGTTGCATTGGATAAAGCAACGAACACCATTGAAGTTTTAGAGAGGAAGGTAACACAACTTGAGCAGGAACTTCACGAGTCTCTTACGCAAATTTTAAG ATTGCAGGAAATTGAAAGGTCTAGTAAGGAATTGGATTCGCGAGCGGCCATCGACAGGGAAACGTTAGAGATCTTGCAGTCTAATTTGGTAGCAGAAAAAATGAATACGCAGCAATTGTACACTGTCCTGGAGAAACTTGGATTCAGCGATAATATGCTGTTGTCACTTCCACTGGACGATGTACTGAAAAA GATTGCACAAATCCCAGAAGTCGTAGATCACGTAAGGAAATCGAATAATCCGTGTTGCTGCGAAAAATTGGTACCTGAATCTGTAAATTCTGAGAACAGTGAAACTAGTAATATTCATAGTACGTTAGAGGCAACGGTGGAGTCGCTTAAG AAGGAACAGGAACAATTAAACGTGAAATTATTAACGGCGCAAACAGCATCAGAAAATCTTTTGTCAGAGCATGCAAAGCTTCAAGTACAGATAACAACATTGCAATCTCAAAATAATTCCTTGACAGCCCAACATACTGCCTTGCAACTTGCCAACTCACAACTCGTCGCTGAGAAGGAAGAG CTGCTGAAAGAACGTGGTGCGCAGCAACAAGCGCACGCGCAACTTCTTCACGATCAAGACACTTTGCAATCTTTGCACGAACAATTGAACAACgaatatgaaaatttgttccacgaACATGATGCTCTTAAATCGAACCTGCGCGACGTTAAAAATGAGATTAGAACGTTGCGAGAGTCTTACGAAGGGCtgaaagggaaaaataaaaCGTTGCAGACTGAAAAGGAATCGCTGGTGACTAATGCAAAAAGTTTAAACAATCTGAGGGGAGAACATTCGAAACTGAAG GATGACTTTAGAAACTTATATACTGctacagaaaaattgaaaatggagTACAGAAATCTGCAAGAAGATTACAGGAAGAACAAAGTCGAGACGAATCGACTGAGTCTTAAACTGACCGAAATGCAAGGCGAACTTAGCAGTAGAGACGAAAGGTGCTCCAACTTGGAACTTCAAatcaataaattaaaccaaCGTTGCGAA ATGTTGCTGCACGTGAATTCCGGATTAGACAACGACCGACGTTCGTTAATGGATCACATTAGCTTATTGTTCACCCAGTATCATGAACTTTTGACTCGCTCTCTCGAAGACAAGGAACAGTACCATATGGAAGAAAAGATGTACAC CGATAAAATGAATCATCTGTATAGACAGAAGGAGAAATTAGAAGACAAGATCATGGAGCATTACAGAAAATTAGAAAGTTGCACGCCAAAAAA gaAAGGGTTTGGAGCGAATTTAGTGAGAAGAGTCAGGAAAGCTGGTTCTGAACTTCTCAATAAG AATCGAAGATCCTGGGCAGAGGATTCTAAACATTCGGAGGGGAAAACTTATGAATCAGAATCTGGAGGAAATGATTCAGACGCTAGCACAGAAGATCACCGTTTAACAG GATCAGCTAGTAGAGGCCTTGGATCTGATTCCCTGTCCCTTGGCCATCCAGGAACTAGAAGAACGGTATATTACACTGACGACTCGCCACCGCCATCAACTACCTTACCA GAACAGGGAGATGACAGACGTTCAGTTTCGATTGAACCGACTCCGAGAGCAGAAGTGCAAGTAGAACCCCGCCCAGTTCTTATATACAATAAAGTGTCTgcagttataaacgaatcgAAGAACCTGAACAATAGTGGAATGAAGGACGTAGGACAAGAAGAAACAATTATCGAGACTCCCATGGATAAAGATCCAAAAGCAGGCAGCCCTGTTTGGTACGAATACGGTTGTGTTTAA